DNA from Campylobacter sp. RM5004:
AATCCACAAAAAGAATATGTTCATTTAAGAGAATATTTTGAGCGTGGAGAAAAAGCTGGAAGATTATTTTTAGGTCTTAAAGAAAAGTATGATTTAGATGATTTAAATGCTTATATAAAACCTGAGCGTGATTTACAATTTACCTATTTAGGTATAAAAACCCTTTATGATAGATATTTAATAAAAGATAATAAAGGTAATCCTATTGAATTACCACAACATATGTTTATGGCTATTGCTATGTTTTTAGCTCAAAACGAATTAAATAGGCAAGAATGGGCTAAGAAATTTTATGATTTAATTTCTAAATTTGAAGTAATGTGTGCAACTCCAACACTAAGTAATGCAAGAACTACAAGACATCAGCTTTCAAGTTGTTATATAGGCTCAACTCCTGATAATATAGAAGGTATTTTTGATTCTTACAAAGAAATGGCGTTATTGTCAAAATTTGGCGGTGGAATAGGCTGGGATTGGAGTATGGTTCGTGCTATGGGTGGTAGTATAGACGGACACAAAAACGCAGCGGGTGGAATTATTCCATTTTTAAAAATTACAAATGATATTGCAGTTGCAGTTGATCAGTTAGGAACTAGAAAAGGTGCTATTTCTGTTTATATTGAGCCTTGGCATATGGATGTTTGTGATTTTATTGACCTTAGAAAAAATAGTGGAGAAGAAAGAAGAAGAGCTCACGAATTATTCCCTGCTTTATGGATAAATGATTTATTTATGAAAAGGGTTAAAGATAATGCAAAATGGACTTTATTTGATCCATTTGATACTCCACAATTATGTAATTTATATGGAAAAGAATTTGAATTAGAGTATGAAAGACTTGAAAAAGATGAGAGCATAGTAAAAGAAGTAATGGATGCAAAAGAACTTTGGAAAAAGATTTTAACAAATTACTTTGAAAGCGGTATGCCATTTTTATGTTTTAAAGATAATGCTAACAAAGCTAACCCAAATTCTCACACAGGTCTTATCAGAAGTTCAAACCTATGCACCGAGATTTTTCAAAATACTGATCCAAATCATTATAAAATTAAAGCAACATTTGAAGATGGTAGCGTAAGCGTATATGAAGAAAATGAAATCTTAAAGCTTGATAATTCTCAAATCAAAACTGCTAAGAAATTAAGTAGTTTAGATACTTTAAATGGTAAAAAAGTTTATATTGTAGAAAAAGAATATGATGAAGGTAGAACTGCTGTTTGTAACCTTGCTAGTATAAATCTAAGCAAAATAAACACAGAAGAAGATATTAAAAGAGTTGTTCCTATTGCAATAAGAATGTTAGATAATGTTATTGAGCTTAATTTCTACCCACACGCAAAAGTAAAAAACACTAACTTAAAATCTCGTGCAATAGGTTTAGGTGTTATGGGTGAAGCACAAATGTTAGCAGAAAAAGGCGTTATGTTTGGAACTAACGAACACTTTGAGTTAATTGACAAAATTATGGAAAGCATTTCTTATGAAGCAATTAGTGCAAGTAGTGATTTAGCAGTAGAAAAGGGCATTTATCCTGAGTATGAAGGAAGTAACTGGAGTAAAGGAATTTTCCCTATTGATGTAGCTAACGAAAATGCAAAAATGCTAACAATGGGTGATAATTTATTCAATCAATCAAACTGCGATTGGAATGAATTAAGAAAGAAAGTTAATAAACAAGGTATGAGAAATGGTTATTTAATGGCTATTGCTCCAACTTCTAGTATATCAATTTTAGTTGGTACTACTCAGACAATTGAACCTGTTTATAAAAGAAAATGGTTTGAACAAAACTTAAGTGGAATGATACCTACCGTTGTGCCAAATCTAAGTCTTGATACTTGGCAATATTATGTAACAGCTTATGAGCTTGATCAAAGAGATTTAGTTCGTGCAGCAGCAATTCGCCAAAAATGGATAGATCAAGGACAAAGCTTAAATATATTTGTTAGCCTTGATAAAGCTAGTGGTGGCTATTTAAATAGTATTTATACCTTAGCACATTCTCTAGGACTTAAGTCTTGTTATTATTTAAGAAGCGAAAGCCCTGCAAGCGAGCATTTAGATAATAAACCAGTTGATAGAAGCATTGAATGTGAAGGTTGTCAATGAAAATAAGTGTTTGCATTATCGCTAAAAACGAAGAAAAAAATTTAAAGCGTTGTTTAAATGCTTTAGTAGATTTTGATGAAGTTGTGTTAGTAGATAATGAAAGCACTGATAACAGCGTTAGCATTGCAAAAGAATTTAAAAATGTAAAAGTTTTTAGCTCGCCATTCATAGGATTTGGCAAATTAAAACAATTTGCTGTAAATCAAGCTAGTAATGATTGGATATTTTGCATTGATGCTGATGAAGTAATAGATTTTAATAGTTTAGAACTTTTAAAAAATCTTGATTTTAGTGATACTACAAAAATCTATGCTATAAGTAGAAAAAATTATTACAAAAATGAATGGATAAAAACTTGCGGATTTTATCCTGATTATATAGTTAGAATTTTTAATAAAACTCATACTAATTATAATGATGCTAATGTTCATGAAAATATTGTTATTAAAAATAATTCACAATTAATAAAAACAAATATTCATCTTCACCATTTTGCTTTTAAATCAATATATGATTTAATAACAAAATTACAAAGATACACAGAAATTTATGCACAAAATAATAAAAATAAAAAAACTAGCACTTTTAAAGCTATAAGCCATGGATTTTTTACATTTTTTAAATTTTACTTTTTAAAATTAGGTATAAAAGATGGTTTTAATGGATTTATTATAAGTTTATGTAATGCTTTGGGTTCTTTTTTTAAATATGTGAAATTAAAAGATGCAAAAATTCCAACTTGTTCTTTAATAATCACAACTTACAATGACAAAGTAGCACTAACAAGGTGCCTTGAATATGTCTTTAAAATGACTACATTACCAGATGAAATAATTATAGCTGATGATGGTGGAGATAACTGGGATATAATTGAAAAGTTTAGCAAATATCAAATTCCACTAAAACATGCTTATCAAGAAGATTTAGGATTTAGATTATCAAGATCTCGTAATAACGCCATAAAAATAGCAAATGGAGAGTTTTTAATTATTATTGATTCTGATATGTTAGTAGATAGTGAATTTGTAAAAAATTATAAAAATAATGCAGAAAAAGGTGTATTTTTACAAGGCAGTAGAATTTG
Protein-coding regions in this window:
- a CDS encoding ribonucleoside-diphosphate reductase subunit alpha, which translates into the protein MKVVKRTGRVEELDISKIKKYTTLATEGLENVSQSELEVDAKIQFRDMITSEEIQNTLIKTAVDKIDIDRPNWTFVAARLFLYDLYHKVNPQKEYVHLREYFERGEKAGRLFLGLKEKYDLDDLNAYIKPERDLQFTYLGIKTLYDRYLIKDNKGNPIELPQHMFMAIAMFLAQNELNRQEWAKKFYDLISKFEVMCATPTLSNARTTRHQLSSCYIGSTPDNIEGIFDSYKEMALLSKFGGGIGWDWSMVRAMGGSIDGHKNAAGGIIPFLKITNDIAVAVDQLGTRKGAISVYIEPWHMDVCDFIDLRKNSGEERRRAHELFPALWINDLFMKRVKDNAKWTLFDPFDTPQLCNLYGKEFELEYERLEKDESIVKEVMDAKELWKKILTNYFESGMPFLCFKDNANKANPNSHTGLIRSSNLCTEIFQNTDPNHYKIKATFEDGSVSVYEENEILKLDNSQIKTAKKLSSLDTLNGKKVYIVEKEYDEGRTAVCNLASINLSKINTEEDIKRVVPIAIRMLDNVIELNFYPHAKVKNTNLKSRAIGLGVMGEAQMLAEKGVMFGTNEHFELIDKIMESISYEAISASSDLAVEKGIYPEYEGSNWSKGIFPIDVANENAKMLTMGDNLFNQSNCDWNELRKKVNKQGMRNGYLMAIAPTSSISILVGTTQTIEPVYKRKWFEQNLSGMIPTVVPNLSLDTWQYYVTAYELDQRDLVRAAAIRQKWIDQGQSLNIFVSLDKASGGYLNSIYTLAHSLGLKSCYYLRSESPASEHLDNKPVDRSIECEGCQ
- a CDS encoding glycosyltransferase — protein: MSMKISVCIIAKNEEKNLKRCLNALVDFDEVVLVDNESTDNSVSIAKEFKNVKVFSSPFIGFGKLKQFAVNQASNDWIFCIDADEVIDFNSLELLKNLDFSDTTKIYAISRKNYYKNEWIKTCGFYPDYIVRIFNKTHTNYNDANVHENIVIKNNSQLIKTNIHLHHFAFKSIYDLITKLQRYTEIYAQNNKNKKTSTFKAISHGFFTFFKFYFLKLGIKDGFNGFIISLCNALGSFFKYVKLKDAKIPTCSLIITTYNDKVALTRCLEYVFKMTTLPDEIIIADDGGDNWDIIEKFSKYQIPLKHAYQEDLGFRLSRSRNNAIKIANGEFLIIIDSDMLVDSEFVKNYKNNAEKGVFLQGSRICLDKNISQNIRENNIKLKLNSFKAMKIKILSNIIKYISQIDKNICNNLKETAKITPNSKKVYIKGIRGCNMGFYKDDAISINGFNNDFEGWGREDSEFVIRFLNKGYKLKRLKHQAIAYHIYHKENERNLEQNHKIYLDTLLNDKDFCNNGLKQV